Proteins encoded by one window of Bradyrhizobium sp. B097:
- a CDS encoding glutamate synthase subunit beta, protein MGKITGFLEIERHDRKYEPVADRLKNFNEFVIPLSEKDTRDQAARCMNCGIPYCHGTGSTAPGTPGCPVNNQIPDFNDLVYQGNWEEASRNLHSTNNFPEFTGRICPAPCEASCTLNIDDNPVTIKTIECAIVDRAWDNGWLKPEIAAQKTGKKVAVIGSGPAGMAAAQQLARAGHEVHVYEKFAKAGGLLRYGIPDFKMEKDIIDRRVAQMEAEGVTFHYGKAVGGSTLGAIDPQELAKQYDAVALTGGAEAPRDLPIPGRDLDGIHFAMDFLPQQNRRVSGEPLNDGPDILADGKHVVVIGGGDTGSDCIGTSFRQGAKSVTQLEIMPAPPEHENKGVTWPNWPLKMRTSSSQAEGAVREYAVLTTKFEGKDGKVTKLHCVKVDDKFKPLPGTEFTLDAELVLLAMGFVHPVHEGLLKTLGIELDQRGNVRASLQDYHTSRAKIFSAGDMRRGQSLVVWAIREGRQCARSIDSFLMGKTDLPG, encoded by the coding sequence ATGGGTAAGATCACAGGTTTTCTCGAGATCGAGCGGCATGACCGCAAGTACGAGCCGGTCGCCGATCGGCTCAAGAACTTCAACGAGTTCGTCATTCCGCTGAGCGAGAAGGACACGCGCGACCAGGCCGCGCGCTGCATGAATTGCGGCATCCCCTATTGCCACGGCACCGGCTCGACCGCGCCGGGCACGCCGGGCTGCCCGGTCAACAACCAGATCCCCGATTTCAACGATCTCGTCTATCAGGGCAACTGGGAAGAGGCCTCGCGCAACCTGCACTCGACCAACAATTTCCCCGAGTTCACCGGCCGGATCTGCCCGGCGCCGTGCGAGGCGTCCTGCACGCTCAACATCGACGACAACCCGGTCACCATCAAGACCATCGAATGCGCGATCGTCGACCGCGCCTGGGACAATGGCTGGCTGAAGCCGGAGATCGCTGCGCAGAAGACCGGCAAGAAGGTCGCCGTGATCGGCTCGGGCCCCGCCGGCATGGCCGCCGCGCAGCAGCTCGCGCGCGCCGGCCACGAGGTGCATGTCTACGAGAAGTTCGCCAAGGCCGGCGGCCTGCTGCGCTACGGCATTCCCGACTTCAAGATGGAGAAGGACATCATCGACCGCCGCGTGGCGCAGATGGAAGCCGAGGGCGTCACCTTCCACTACGGCAAGGCGGTGGGCGGCTCGACGCTAGGTGCGATCGACCCGCAGGAGCTCGCCAAGCAGTATGACGCCGTGGCGCTGACCGGCGGCGCGGAAGCCCCGCGCGACCTGCCGATCCCGGGCCGCGACCTCGACGGCATCCACTTCGCGATGGACTTCCTGCCGCAGCAGAACCGCCGCGTTTCCGGCGAGCCGCTGAACGACGGCCCCGACATCCTGGCCGACGGCAAGCATGTCGTCGTGATCGGTGGCGGCGATACCGGATCGGACTGCATCGGCACCTCGTTCCGGCAAGGCGCGAAGTCCGTGACCCAGCTCGAGATCATGCCGGCGCCGCCCGAGCATGAGAACAAGGGCGTGACCTGGCCGAACTGGCCGCTGAAGATGCGGACGTCGTCGAGCCAGGCCGAAGGCGCGGTGCGCGAATACGCCGTGCTGACCACGAAGTTCGAGGGCAAGGACGGCAAGGTCACCAAGCTGCATTGCGTCAAGGTCGACGACAAGTTCAAGCCGCTGCCCGGCACCGAGTTCACGCTCGACGCCGAGCTGGTGCTGCTGGCGATGGGCTTCGTCCATCCGGTGCACGAGGGCCTGCTCAAGACGCTGGGCATCGAGCTCGACCAGCGCGGCAATGTCCGCGCCTCCCTGCAGGACTACCACACCTCGCGCGCGAAGATCTTCTCCGCCGGCGACATGCGCCGCGGCCAGTCGCTCGTGGTCTGGGCGATCCGCGAAGGCCGCCAGTGCGCACGCTCGATCGATAGCTTCCTGATGGGGAAGACGGACCTGCCGGGGTAA
- a CDS encoding alpha/beta hydrolase has protein sequence MTLVSIPANPVPDDVVSGTIKTPDGAELRFARWAPPPGRKGTVCVFGGRGEMIEKYFETVRDLRDRGFAVAMIDWRGQGHSSRRLRDPRKGYVRDFADYEVDVETFVQQVVLPDCPPPYFALAHSMGGAVLLRVAHAGKRWFDRMVLSAPMIDLPRRRVSLFPSALLRIMRLAGQGGRYVPGGGDELVGLAPFIGNPVTSDPVRHARNAAILEEDPTLGIAAPTIAWADTAFTAMRTFRGMSYPTEIRQPILMLAASNDEVVSTAAIEEFAYHLRAGSHLVIAGSKHEILQEQDRYRAQFWAAFDAFVPGTPLFK, from the coding sequence ATGACGCTCGTCTCGATCCCCGCCAACCCGGTTCCGGACGACGTTGTCAGTGGCACCATCAAGACACCCGACGGGGCCGAGCTGCGCTTCGCGCGCTGGGCGCCGCCGCCAGGCCGCAAGGGCACGGTCTGCGTGTTCGGCGGCCGCGGCGAGATGATCGAGAAATACTTCGAGACCGTGCGCGACCTGCGCGACCGCGGCTTTGCGGTGGCGATGATCGACTGGCGCGGGCAGGGCCACTCGTCGCGGCGGCTGCGCGATCCGCGCAAGGGTTACGTGCGCGACTTCGCCGACTACGAGGTCGATGTCGAGACCTTCGTGCAGCAGGTGGTGCTGCCGGATTGCCCGCCGCCCTATTTCGCGCTGGCGCATTCGATGGGCGGCGCCGTCCTGCTGCGGGTCGCGCATGCCGGCAAGCGCTGGTTCGACCGCATGGTGCTGTCGGCGCCGATGATCGACCTGCCGCGCCGGCGCGTGTCGTTGTTTCCGAGCGCGCTGCTGCGGATCATGCGGCTGGCCGGGCAGGGCGGCCGCTACGTTCCGGGCGGCGGCGATGAGCTGGTCGGCCTCGCGCCCTTCATTGGCAATCCCGTGACCAGCGACCCGGTGCGCCACGCCCGCAACGCGGCGATCCTGGAAGAAGACCCGACGCTCGGCATCGCGGCGCCGACGATCGCCTGGGCCGACACCGCGTTCACCGCGATGCGCACCTTCCGCGGCATGTCGTATCCGACCGAAATCCGCCAGCCGATCCTGATGCTGGCGGCGAGCAATGACGAGGTGGTGTCGACGGCGGCGATCGAGGAGTTCGCCTACCATTTGCGCGCCGGCTCGCATCTCGTGATCGCCGGCTCCAAGCACGAGATCCTGCAGGAGCAGGATCGCTACCGCGCGCAATTCTGGGCGGCGTTCGACGCCTTCGTGCCGGGCACGCCGCTGTTCAAGTGA
- a CDS encoding sulfite exporter TauE/SafE family protein, producing the protein MVDHLLIFIAFAFLLAGFVKGTLGLGLPTVAMGLLATTMAPGQAIAIVIVPAIVTNIWQTFVGLYLRDILKRLWPLMLGTVVGIWINAGLLTGPYAAYGTVVLGALLVIYAIVGLSRFNFKVARRHEKWVGGIVGVVTGLISAATGVQVIPSMPFMQAIGMDKDELVQALGVFFTTATIALAFNLTASGLLTAATALPGAVAMVASFTGMFIGQAVRTRMQPDVFRRWFLISMILLGIYLAGSALLKIHG; encoded by the coding sequence ATGGTCGACCATCTCCTGATCTTCATCGCTTTCGCCTTCCTGCTCGCCGGCTTCGTCAAGGGTACGCTCGGCCTCGGTCTGCCGACGGTCGCGATGGGACTGCTGGCAACCACGATGGCACCGGGTCAGGCGATTGCGATCGTGATCGTGCCGGCGATCGTCACCAATATCTGGCAGACCTTCGTCGGCCTCTATCTGCGCGACATCCTCAAGCGGCTGTGGCCGCTGATGCTCGGCACCGTCGTTGGAATCTGGATCAATGCCGGACTATTGACCGGGCCTTACGCGGCTTACGGCACTGTTGTGCTCGGCGCGCTGCTGGTGATCTACGCGATCGTCGGCCTGAGCAGATTCAACTTCAAGGTCGCGCGGCGCCACGAGAAATGGGTCGGCGGCATCGTCGGCGTCGTCACCGGGCTGATCTCGGCGGCAACCGGCGTCCAGGTCATTCCCTCGATGCCGTTCATGCAGGCGATCGGCATGGACAAGGACGAACTGGTGCAGGCGCTCGGCGTCTTCTTCACCACCGCGACCATCGCACTCGCCTTCAATCTCACCGCCTCGGGCCTGCTGACCGCGGCCACCGCGCTGCCAGGAGCGGTCGCGATGGTGGCGTCGTTCACCGGCATGTTCATCGGCCAGGCGGTCCGCACACGGATGCAGCCGGACGTCTTCCGCCGCTGGTTCCTGATCTCGATGATCCTGCTCGGCATCTATCTGGCCGGCAGTGCGCTGCTCAAGATCCACGGCTAG
- the gltB gene encoding glutamate synthase large subunit → MSGSEFERETIVTGMLSATADSKAADVAHDASYGPHTPELHTWRPQAEGLYDLSLEKDSCGVGFIANIKGQKSHQIVSDALSILCNLEHRGAVGADPRAGDGAGILVQIPHAFFARKASELGFKLPKPGEYAIGALFMPRDAAWRNVIKSIIADEIKNEGFKLLGWRDVPSDNSSLGVTVKPTEPYHMQVFIGRNNAVKTEDDFERRLYILRKSISQAIYQRRDRGMAGYYPCSLSCRTVIYKGMFLADQLGKYYPDLHEADFDSALALVHQRFSTNTFPTWSLAHPYRMIAHNGEINTLRGNVNWMAARQASVHSELYGKDISRLWPISYEGQSDTACFDNALEFLVQGGYSLPHAVMMMIPEAWAGNPLMDEQRRAFYEYHAALMEPWDGPAAIAFTDGRKIGATLDRNGLRPARYLVTKDDRIVMASEMGVLKIPEDQIVTKWRLQPGKMLLVDLEQGRLIPDDEIKADLAKSHPYNDWLHRTQIQLEELPDAPTKGVRSNLPLLDRQQAFGYSQEDITILMTPMAATGEEAAGSMGNDTPISALSDKPKQLFTYFKQNFAQVTNPPIDPIREEIVMSLVSIIGPRPNLFDLQGVASTQRLEVRQPILTDADLEKIRSISDVPETHFKSRTLDTTFHAGFGAAGMEQVLDELCARAEGAVREGINIIILSDRMTGTDRIPIPSLLACAAVHHHLIRTGLRTSVGLVVESGEPREVHHFACLAGYGAEAINPYLAFETILAMKDRLPGALDDYEIVKRYIKSIGKGLLKVMSKMGISTYQSYCGAQIFDAVGLKADFVAKYFAGTHTRIEGVGLGEIAEETVRRHTDAFGDGQIYKSALDVGGEYAYRTRGEDHAWTAESVSTLQHAVRGNSLERYRAFAKILNEQSERLLTLRGLFRIKSAEDDKRKPIKLEDVEPAKDIVKRFSTGAMSFGSISREAHTTLAIAMNRIGGKSNTGEGGEESDRFKPLPNGDSMRSAIKQVASGRFGVTTEYLVNSDMMQIKMAQGAKPGEGGQLPGHKVDATIARVRHSTPGVGLISPPPHHDIYSIEDLAQLIYDLKNVNPDGQVSVKLVSEVGVGTVAAGVAKARADHVTIAGFEGGTGASPLTSIKHAGSPWEIGLAETHQTLVRQRLRSRIAVQVDGGFRTGRDVVIGALLGADEFGFATAPLIAAGCIMMRKCHLNTCPVGVATQDPVLRKRFTGQPEHVINYFFFVAEEVREIMAQLGYKTFDEMVGQVQMLDQTALVSHWKAKGLDFSKLFVRQKEEKGQTIYHSESQNHHLDAVLDRRLIEQAQAALDRGAPVKIEEEINNTDRSAGAMLSGAVAKIYGHAGLPLDTIHVGLKGTAGQAFGAWLAKGVTFELEGEGNDYVGKGLSGGCIIVKPPKNSGIVPEESIIVGNTVMYGAIAGECYFRGIAGERFAVRNSGAVAVVEGAGDHCCEYMTGGIVVVLGKTGRNFAAGMSGGIAYVLDESGDFNKLCNLSMVELEPVLSEEMINADTYHHSGDLEAHGRVDVFQNLLDSDVERLHVLITRHAKLTGSKKAAEILADWKSWLPKFRKVMPVEYRRALKEMKANADAEPKIAIGA, encoded by the coding sequence ATGAGCGGATCGGAATTCGAGCGCGAAACCATCGTGACAGGCATGCTGTCGGCGACCGCGGACTCGAAAGCCGCCGATGTCGCGCATGATGCGTCCTATGGGCCGCACACCCCCGAGCTTCACACCTGGCGCCCGCAGGCCGAAGGCCTGTACGACCTGAGCCTGGAAAAGGATTCCTGCGGCGTCGGCTTCATCGCCAACATCAAGGGCCAGAAGTCGCATCAGATCGTCTCCGACGCGCTGAGCATCCTGTGCAACCTCGAGCATCGTGGCGCTGTCGGCGCCGATCCGCGCGCCGGTGACGGCGCCGGCATCCTGGTGCAGATCCCGCACGCCTTCTTCGCGCGCAAGGCCTCCGAGCTCGGCTTCAAGCTGCCGAAGCCCGGCGAATACGCCATCGGCGCGCTGTTCATGCCGCGCGATGCCGCGTGGCGGAACGTGATCAAGAGCATCATCGCCGACGAGATCAAGAACGAGGGCTTCAAGCTGCTCGGCTGGCGCGACGTGCCGTCGGACAACTCGTCGCTCGGCGTCACGGTGAAGCCGACCGAGCCCTATCACATGCAGGTCTTCATCGGCCGTAACAATGCGGTCAAGACCGAGGACGATTTCGAGCGCCGGCTCTATATCCTGCGCAAGTCGATCTCGCAGGCGATCTATCAGCGCCGCGACCGCGGCATGGCGGGCTACTATCCGTGCTCGCTGTCGTGCCGCACCGTGATCTACAAGGGCATGTTCCTCGCCGACCAGCTCGGCAAGTACTATCCCGACCTGCACGAAGCGGATTTCGACAGCGCGCTGGCGCTGGTGCATCAGCGCTTCTCGACCAACACCTTCCCGACCTGGTCGCTGGCGCATCCCTACCGGATGATCGCCCATAACGGCGAGATCAACACGCTGCGCGGCAACGTCAACTGGATGGCGGCGCGGCAGGCCTCCGTGCATTCGGAGCTCTACGGCAAGGACATCAGCCGTCTGTGGCCGATCTCCTATGAAGGCCAGAGCGACACCGCCTGCTTCGACAACGCGCTCGAATTCCTGGTGCAGGGTGGTTACTCGCTGCCGCATGCCGTGATGATGATGATTCCGGAAGCGTGGGCCGGCAATCCCCTGATGGATGAGCAGCGCCGCGCCTTCTACGAATATCATGCCGCGCTGATGGAGCCGTGGGACGGCCCCGCCGCGATCGCCTTCACCGACGGCCGCAAGATCGGCGCGACGCTCGACCGCAACGGCCTGCGCCCCGCGCGCTACCTCGTCACCAAGGACGACCGCATCGTGATGGCGTCCGAAATGGGCGTGCTGAAGATTCCGGAGGACCAGATCGTCACCAAGTGGCGGCTGCAGCCCGGCAAGATGCTGCTCGTCGACCTCGAGCAGGGCCGCCTGATTCCCGACGACGAGATCAAGGCCGACCTCGCCAAGAGCCATCCCTACAATGACTGGCTGCACCGCACCCAGATCCAGCTTGAGGAGCTGCCGGATGCGCCGACCAAGGGCGTGCGCTCGAACCTGCCGCTGCTCGATCGCCAGCAGGCGTTCGGCTACAGCCAGGAAGACATCACGATCCTGATGACGCCGATGGCGGCCACCGGTGAGGAGGCAGCCGGCTCGATGGGCAACGACACGCCGATCTCGGCGCTGTCGGACAAGCCGAAGCAGCTGTTCACCTACTTCAAGCAGAACTTCGCGCAGGTCACGAACCCGCCGATCGACCCGATCCGCGAAGAGATCGTGATGAGCCTCGTCTCGATCATCGGGCCGCGGCCGAACCTGTTCGACCTGCAGGGCGTCGCCTCGACCCAGCGCCTCGAAGTGCGGCAGCCGATCCTGACCGATGCCGACCTTGAGAAGATCCGCTCGATCTCCGACGTTCCCGAGACCCACTTCAAGTCGCGCACGCTCGACACCACCTTCCACGCCGGCTTCGGCGCGGCGGGCATGGAGCAGGTGCTCGACGAGCTCTGCGCCCGCGCCGAGGGCGCGGTGCGCGAGGGCATCAACATCATCATCCTGTCGGACCGCATGACCGGCACCGACCGGATTCCGATCCCGTCGCTCTTGGCCTGCGCCGCCGTGCATCATCATCTGATCCGCACCGGCCTGCGCACCTCGGTCGGCCTCGTCGTGGAATCCGGTGAGCCGCGCGAAGTGCATCACTTCGCCTGCCTCGCCGGCTACGGCGCCGAAGCGATCAACCCCTATCTCGCGTTCGAAACCATCCTCGCGATGAAGGACCGGCTGCCCGGCGCGCTCGACGACTACGAGATCGTCAAGCGCTACATCAAGTCGATCGGCAAGGGCCTGCTCAAGGTGATGTCCAAGATGGGCATCTCGACCTACCAGTCCTATTGCGGCGCGCAGATCTTCGACGCGGTCGGCCTCAAGGCTGATTTCGTCGCCAAGTATTTCGCCGGCACCCACACCAGGATCGAGGGCGTCGGCCTCGGCGAGATCGCCGAGGAGACCGTGCGGCGCCACACCGACGCGTTCGGTGACGGCCAGATCTACAAGAGCGCGCTCGATGTCGGCGGCGAATATGCCTACCGCACCCGCGGCGAGGACCATGCCTGGACCGCGGAATCGGTCTCGACGCTGCAGCATGCCGTGCGCGGCAACTCGCTGGAGCGCTACCGGGCGTTCGCCAAGATCCTCAACGAGCAGTCCGAGCGTCTGTTGACGCTGCGCGGCCTGTTCCGGATCAAGAGCGCCGAGGACGACAAGCGCAAGCCGATCAAGCTCGAGGACGTCGAGCCGGCCAAGGACATCGTCAAGCGCTTCTCGACCGGCGCGATGTCGTTCGGCTCGATCTCGCGCGAGGCGCACACCACGCTCGCGATCGCGATGAACCGGATCGGCGGCAAGTCGAACACCGGCGAAGGCGGCGAGGAATCCGACCGCTTCAAGCCGCTGCCCAATGGCGACAGCATGCGCTCGGCGATCAAGCAGGTCGCCTCGGGCCGGTTCGGCGTGACGACGGAATATCTCGTCAACTCCGACATGATGCAGATCAAGATGGCGCAGGGTGCCAAGCCCGGCGAAGGCGGCCAGTTGCCCGGCCACAAGGTCGACGCGACGATCGCCCGCGTCCGGCATTCGACGCCGGGCGTCGGCCTGATCTCGCCGCCGCCGCACCACGACATCTACTCGATCGAAGATCTCGCCCAGCTGATCTACGACCTCAAGAACGTCAATCCGGACGGCCAGGTCTCGGTCAAGCTGGTGTCCGAGGTCGGCGTCGGTACGGTTGCCGCCGGCGTCGCCAAGGCACGCGCCGACCATGTCACCATCGCGGGCTTCGAGGGCGGCACCGGTGCCTCGCCGCTCACCTCGATCAAGCATGCCGGCTCGCCGTGGGAGATCGGCCTTGCCGAAACCCATCAGACGCTGGTGCGCCAGCGGCTGCGCAGCCGCATCGCGGTTCAGGTCGACGGCGGTTTCCGCACCGGCCGTGACGTCGTGATCGGGGCGCTGCTCGGGGCCGACGAGTTCGGCTTCGCCACCGCGCCGTTGATCGCGGCGGGCTGCATCATGATGCGCAAGTGCCACCTCAACACCTGCCCGGTCGGGGTCGCGACCCAGGATCCGGTGCTGCGCAAGCGCTTCACCGGCCAGCCCGAGCACGTCATCAACTACTTCTTCTTCGTCGCCGAGGAAGTGCGCGAGATCATGGCGCAGCTCGGCTACAAGACGTTCGACGAGATGGTCGGTCAGGTCCAGATGCTGGACCAGACCGCGCTGGTCTCGCACTGGAAGGCCAAGGGTCTCGATTTCTCCAAGCTGTTCGTGCGGCAGAAGGAGGAGAAGGGCCAGACGATCTATCACTCGGAAAGCCAGAACCACCATCTGGACGCCGTGCTCGACCGCCGGCTGATCGAGCAGGCGCAGGCCGCGCTCGATCGCGGTGCGCCGGTCAAGATCGAGGAAGAGATCAACAACACCGACCGTTCCGCCGGCGCGATGCTGTCGGGCGCAGTGGCCAAGATCTACGGTCATGCCGGCCTTCCGCTCGACACCATCCATGTCGGCCTGAAGGGCACGGCGGGACAGGCGTTCGGCGCCTGGCTCGCCAAGGGCGTCACCTTCGAGCTCGAGGGTGAAGGCAACGACTATGTCGGCAAGGGCCTCTCGGGCGGCTGCATCATCGTCAAGCCGCCGAAGAACTCCGGCATCGTGCCGGAGGAGTCGATCATCGTCGGCAACACCGTGATGTACGGCGCGATCGCGGGCGAGTGCTATTTCCGCGGCATCGCCGGCGAGCGCTTCGCGGTGCGTAACTCCGGCGCGGTCGCGGTCGTCGAAGGCGCCGGCGATCATTGCTGCGAATACATGACCGGCGGCATCGTGGTGGTGCTCGGCAAGACCGGGCGCAACTTCGCGGCCGGCATGTCAGGCGGCATCGCCTATGTGCTGGACGAGAGCGGCGACTTCAACAAGCTCTGCAATCTTTCGATGGTCGAGCTGGAGCCGGTGCTGTCGGAGGAGATGATCAACGCCGACACCTACCACCACTCCGGCGATCTCGAGGCGCATGGCCGGGTCGACGTGTTCCAGAATCTGCTCGACTCCGACGTGGAGCGGCTGCATGTCCTGATCACGCGTCACGCCAAGCTGACGGGCTCAAAGAAGGCGGCCGAGATCCTCGCCGACTGGAAGAGCTGGCTGCCGAAATTCCGCAAGGTGATGCCGGTGGAGTATCGCCGCGCGCTGAAGGAAATGAAGGCCAACGCCGACGCCGAGCCGAAGATCGCGATCGGCGCGTAG
- a CDS encoding tetratricopeptide repeat protein codes for MERRLAAILCADIAGYSRMMGVDEAGTHASFKAHRSAIYPIILNHGGRIVKNTGDGFLLEFPSIIGAIEAAVAMQTLMAERNEHLPADRAMHFRMGVHMGDVMADEDEVFGDDVNIAVRLETVAVPGGVAVSDKARTESGRRLAVTLVDAGPHRFKNITEPVHVWTWAPAGSDLQEKTPDDGPHLPGQYRTAIVGVLPFDNLSGGADEYFSDGLTEDLIHALSLQSFYRVLSRNSTFAYKGKNVSTRLIAREIDASYLIQGSVRRAGNKIRVSAELIAPEKGEQLWTGRYDRDMGDLFAMQDEITANLSAAVAQEIYRAEASAPARSPNAELTAWDRFLKGLSHYYHQTKDDCETAIALFKEAIELDPALSIARAYLALIQIQSIQFGWIPSTRELWASSVSLAESSVRLDPRSSFAFSLLAYLHAMQGHYEAAMDAIKRAIELNPYDMGARGVLGICHMVIGDHRKAVDLFSTAVQRGNSDPRYQWAALNAFSHYLLGQYDASLSWSREGLYLNPNHLQCLAVRSAALAQLGRADEAAQAAEALLANHPGLTVERHLRNFHWKNPADIALYRDGLLKAGLPFGKLALVASNSKFAADS; via the coding sequence ATGGAAAGACGGCTCGCTGCCATTCTTTGCGCTGATATCGCCGGCTATTCCCGCATGATGGGTGTCGACGAGGCGGGGACGCATGCCTCGTTCAAGGCGCACCGCAGCGCGATTTACCCGATCATCCTCAACCATGGCGGCCGAATCGTCAAAAACACCGGCGACGGCTTCCTGCTGGAATTTCCGAGCATCATCGGCGCGATCGAGGCTGCCGTCGCGATGCAGACCCTGATGGCCGAGCGCAACGAACATCTGCCGGCCGACCGCGCCATGCACTTCCGGATGGGCGTCCACATGGGCGACGTCATGGCCGACGAGGACGAGGTGTTCGGCGACGACGTCAACATCGCCGTCCGTCTCGAGACCGTCGCCGTGCCCGGTGGCGTCGCGGTGTCGGACAAGGCCCGCACCGAGTCAGGGCGGCGGCTTGCCGTCACCTTGGTCGATGCCGGCCCGCACCGCTTCAAGAACATCACCGAGCCGGTCCATGTCTGGACCTGGGCGCCGGCCGGATCCGATCTGCAGGAGAAGACGCCGGATGACGGCCCGCATCTGCCGGGCCAATACCGGACCGCGATCGTCGGTGTGCTGCCGTTCGACAATCTGAGCGGCGGCGCCGACGAATATTTCTCCGACGGCCTGACCGAGGATCTGATCCACGCGCTGTCGCTGCAATCCTTCTACCGCGTGCTGAGCCGCAACTCGACCTTCGCCTACAAGGGCAAGAACGTCTCGACCCGCCTGATCGCGCGCGAAATCGACGCGAGCTATCTGATCCAGGGCTCGGTGCGCCGCGCCGGCAACAAGATCCGCGTCTCCGCCGAGTTGATCGCGCCCGAGAAGGGCGAGCAGCTGTGGACCGGCCGCTACGACCGCGACATGGGCGACCTGTTCGCGATGCAGGACGAGATCACCGCCAACCTCTCCGCTGCGGTTGCCCAGGAGATCTACCGCGCCGAGGCCTCGGCACCGGCGCGCTCGCCGAACGCCGAACTGACCGCGTGGGATCGCTTCCTGAAGGGCCTGTCGCACTACTATCACCAGACCAAGGACGATTGCGAAACCGCGATCGCGCTGTTCAAGGAGGCGATCGAGCTCGACCCCGCGCTGTCGATCGCGCGCGCCTATCTCGCGCTGATCCAGATCCAGAGTATCCAGTTCGGCTGGATTCCGAGCACGCGCGAATTGTGGGCCTCGTCGGTTAGCCTGGCCGAGAGCAGCGTCCGGCTCGACCCGCGCTCCTCGTTCGCATTTTCGCTGCTGGCCTATCTGCATGCGATGCAGGGCCACTACGAAGCCGCGATGGACGCCATCAAGCGGGCGATCGAGCTCAACCCCTACGACATGGGCGCCCGCGGCGTGCTTGGAATCTGCCATATGGTGATCGGCGATCATCGCAAGGCGGTCGATCTGTTCTCGACGGCGGTTCAGCGCGGCAACAGCGACCCACGCTACCAATGGGCCGCACTGAACGCGTTCAGTCATTATCTGCTCGGTCAATATGACGCATCGCTGTCATGGTCGCGCGAGGGGCTGTATCTCAACCCGAACCATCTGCAGTGCCTGGCGGTGCGCAGCGCCGCGCTCGCCCAGCTCGGCCGCGCCGACGAAGCCGCGCAGGCGGCCGAAGCGCTGCTCGCCAATCATCCCGGTCTCACCGTCGAACGTCATTTGCGCAATTTCCACTGGAAGAACCCGGCCGACATCGCGCTCTATCGCGATGGCCTCTTGAAAGCCGGCCTTCCCTTCGGCAAACTCGCTCTGGTTGCATCCAATTCGAAATTCGCCGCTGATTCCTGA
- a CDS encoding LysE family translocator, with amino-acid sequence MLGIHELWLFVLSGLLLNVTPGPDTAYIIGRTIQHGWRGGAAAAIGISCGCLVHVLGAAIGLSALLMTSSTAFLAVKLIGAAYLVLTGLQMLLSRAKPIADIAGQGGETSISRVFWQGALTNILNPKVALFFLAFLPQFVAADSAHKTLAFLVLGLIFITGGTLWCLGLAAFAARAAGRIRQSTGVIAWINRSLGALFIYLGVRVAMLEAR; translated from the coding sequence ATGCTGGGAATTCACGAGCTTTGGCTGTTTGTCCTGTCCGGGCTGCTGCTCAACGTCACACCGGGGCCGGATACCGCTTATATCATAGGGCGCACGATTCAGCACGGATGGCGCGGCGGCGCCGCTGCGGCGATCGGTATCAGCTGCGGCTGCCTGGTCCACGTGCTGGGCGCGGCGATCGGGCTGTCGGCGCTGCTGATGACGTCGTCGACCGCGTTCCTGGCCGTCAAGCTGATCGGCGCGGCCTATCTGGTGCTGACCGGGCTGCAGATGCTGCTGTCGCGCGCCAAGCCGATCGCGGACATCGCCGGGCAGGGTGGCGAGACCTCGATCTCGCGCGTGTTCTGGCAGGGCGCGCTGACCAACATCCTCAACCCCAAGGTGGCGCTGTTTTTCCTGGCATTCCTGCCGCAATTCGTGGCGGCGGACTCAGCCCACAAGACGCTCGCCTTCCTGGTGCTCGGGCTGATCTTCATCACCGGCGGCACGCTGTGGTGTCTTGGCCTCGCGGCCTTTGCGGCGCGGGCAGCCGGCCGCATCCGGCAATCGACCGGCGTGATCGCCTGGATCAACCGTTCGCTCGGGGCGCTCTTCATCTATCTCGGCGTCCGCGTCGCGATGCTGGAGGCGCGCTAG
- a CDS encoding Hsp20 family protein translates to MRSYDLTPFYRSTVGFDRLFSLLDQVTSDGSPGYPPYNIERTGENAYRISVAVSGFSQAELSIVAKENTLTIKGEKTANENSGNSAAVLYRGIASRAFERVFQLADFVQVKNASLENGLLHVDLVREIPEAKKPRSIPIGGGEKAPQVVDGSASKVAA, encoded by the coding sequence ATGCGTAGCTACGACCTCACTCCGTTCTATCGTTCCACCGTCGGCTTCGACCGCCTCTTCAGCCTGCTCGATCAGGTGACCTCGGACGGCAGCCCCGGCTATCCCCCCTACAACATCGAGCGCACCGGCGAGAATGCTTACCGGATCAGCGTTGCGGTCTCCGGCTTCTCGCAAGCCGAGCTTTCGATCGTCGCGAAAGAGAACACGCTGACGATCAAGGGCGAGAAGACCGCCAACGAGAACTCCGGCAACAGCGCCGCAGTGCTCTATCGCGGCATCGCCTCCCGCGCCTTCGAGCGCGTCTTCCAGCTTGCCGACTTCGTGCAGGTGAAGAACGCTTCGCTCGAGAACGGCCTGCTCCACGTCGATCTCGTCCGCGAGATTCCCGAGGCCAAGAAGCCCCGCAGCATTCCGATCGGCGGCGGCGAGAAGGCCCCGCAGGTGGTTGACGGCTCGGCCAGCAAGGTCGCGGCCTAA